The following are encoded together in the Echinicola jeungdonensis genome:
- a CDS encoding amidohydrolase family protein: protein MKKQGSLLMTILVFLSLFEGFAQIPKGNVLIKNAHLLTITQGELENTDLWVKDGLIHKIGKDIKIKNIETIDADGMYVMPGIIDAHSHIALDDINEATNPITAEVQMKDVVNPYDISIYRALAGGTTISHAMHGSANAIGGQNVTLKHRWGHRKPSELIMEDAPRTIKFALGENPIRVHGSRQNIQPNTRMGVAEVIRNGFQEALQYQNEWEHYRENKNDRKVTPPDYSLRLETLADILDEEIIIHCHSYRADEIYMLIKVCQEFGVEKIVFSHANEGFKVAPELAKFSMGASVFSDWWAYKFEVYYSTAYNAAILTENGVSTSINSDSGELIRHLYHEAAKTQRYGGLSDQQALALITINPAKQLGIDDFVGSLEEGKQADLVIFKGHPLSIYAIPQMTFVDGIKYFDIQDDKNDQRLKVDPEQLIEPVYKDNSSKSCMYGTEHF, encoded by the coding sequence ATGAAAAAGCAGGGAAGCTTACTGATGACAATTCTTGTGTTTTTGAGCTTATTTGAAGGATTTGCACAAATCCCAAAAGGGAATGTATTGATCAAAAATGCCCATTTGTTGACCATTACCCAAGGGGAATTGGAAAATACGGACCTTTGGGTAAAAGATGGTCTAATTCACAAAATAGGGAAAGATATCAAGATTAAAAATATTGAAACAATTGATGCTGATGGAATGTATGTAATGCCCGGAATTATTGATGCGCATTCACATATTGCCCTGGATGACATAAATGAAGCTACCAATCCGATTACTGCAGAAGTTCAAATGAAGGATGTGGTAAACCCTTATGATATCAGCATTTATAGGGCTTTGGCAGGAGGAACTACTATTTCCCATGCCATGCATGGATCTGCAAATGCCATTGGGGGCCAAAATGTAACCCTAAAACACAGGTGGGGCCACAGAAAACCCTCAGAATTAATCATGGAGGATGCACCCAGGACTATAAAGTTTGCTCTTGGAGAAAACCCTATCAGGGTTCATGGAAGCCGACAAAATATCCAGCCCAATACCAGAATGGGAGTGGCAGAGGTTATTAGAAATGGATTTCAGGAGGCCCTGCAATACCAAAATGAATGGGAGCACTACCGGGAAAATAAAAATGATAGGAAAGTAACTCCTCCTGATTACAGTTTAAGATTGGAAACCCTAGCGGATATTTTAGATGAGGAAATTATTATCCACTGCCATTCCTACAGAGCTGATGAAATCTATATGCTCATCAAAGTTTGCCAGGAATTTGGAGTGGAAAAAATTGTTTTTTCACATGCCAACGAAGGTTTTAAGGTGGCCCCTGAGCTAGCCAAATTTTCCATGGGAGCCTCCGTTTTCAGTGATTGGTGGGCCTATAAGTTTGAGGTATATTATTCCACAGCTTACAATGCAGCCATCTTAACGGAGAATGGCGTGAGTACTTCTATCAATTCAGACTCTGGAGAATTAATCCGTCATTTATACCATGAGGCTGCCAAAACCCAGCGTTATGGAGGACTTTCAGATCAACAAGCCCTTGCTTTAATTACCATCAACCCAGCAAAACAGTTGGGAATAGATGATTTTGTTGGTTCCTTGGAGGAAGGAAAACAGGCTGACCTGGTTATTTTTAAAGGACATCCCCTATCCATTTATGCCATTCCTCAAATGACTTTTGTGGATGGAATTAAATATTTTGATATCCAGGATGACAAAAATGACCAACGTTTAAAAGTAGATCCCGAACAATTGATTGAGCCTGTTTATAAAGACAATTCAAGCAAAAGCTGCATGTATGGAACTGAACATTTTTAA
- a CDS encoding amidohydrolase family protein: MLRIYFILGCFLYLLFPGHSWGQIEGEIIKAKKGKFLLRGGTVITVTQGTFENTSVLLKDGKILEIGKEIPTDDVEIIPCEGQYIYPGFIDAGTRLGLVEIGSLSETRDYKEIGKITPQMEALNAINPNSVSIPITRVSGVTTVLTFPSGGLFPGTASLINLNGYTPEQMFAGFKGVVLEFPSSERKNRWDRRTEEEIKKELEKEMKSLNEIWEKAMLYQDLSAKKAKLQYYPEMSHLAKVVNGEFPLLIEVNKASDIIRAIKWVKDKKVKAIFMGVAEGWRVAEKIATAEIPVIIGPVLSLPPRQSDRYDAAYTNPGELVKAGVKVALRTSDAENVRNLPFNAGFAANYGMGKESALKAITIVPAEIFGVDDQLGSIEPGKSATLFISNGDPFEPQTKIKHVFIEGYKIPMTNRQIRLYQEFLERQPGLVE, encoded by the coding sequence ATGTTAAGAATTTACTTTATCCTTGGCTGCTTTCTCTATTTGCTTTTCCCTGGTCATTCCTGGGGACAAATTGAAGGAGAAATTATTAAGGCTAAAAAAGGAAAGTTCTTGTTAAGAGGAGGAACGGTAATTACAGTAACCCAAGGGACCTTTGAAAATACTTCCGTTTTATTGAAAGATGGGAAAATATTAGAAATTGGAAAAGAAATTCCTACTGATGATGTGGAGATTATCCCTTGCGAAGGCCAATATATCTATCCTGGCTTTATAGATGCAGGGACCAGATTGGGTTTGGTGGAAATAGGATCATTATCAGAAACCAGGGATTATAAGGAAATTGGAAAAATTACGCCCCAAATGGAGGCTTTAAATGCCATAAACCCTAATTCGGTATCTATTCCCATCACCCGGGTGAGTGGAGTAACGACGGTATTGACATTCCCTTCAGGAGGCCTTTTTCCAGGTACAGCTTCCCTTATTAATCTAAATGGATATACCCCTGAACAAATGTTTGCTGGATTTAAGGGGGTGGTCCTGGAATTTCCTTCTTCTGAAAGAAAGAACCGATGGGACAGAAGAACTGAAGAGGAAATCAAAAAAGAATTGGAAAAGGAGATGAAAAGCTTGAATGAAATCTGGGAAAAAGCCATGCTTTACCAAGATCTTTCAGCCAAAAAAGCGAAACTCCAATATTACCCTGAGATGAGTCATTTGGCAAAAGTAGTGAATGGAGAATTTCCCTTGCTTATTGAAGTAAACAAGGCTTCTGACATTATCAGAGCCATCAAATGGGTTAAAGACAAAAAAGTTAAAGCTATTTTTATGGGGGTTGCAGAAGGCTGGAGAGTGGCTGAAAAAATTGCAACTGCTGAGATTCCAGTTATTATCGGGCCTGTCCTATCCCTACCTCCAAGGCAATCTGATCGCTATGATGCTGCTTATACTAACCCCGGTGAGCTGGTAAAAGCAGGTGTAAAAGTTGCTTTGAGGACTTCTGACGCAGAAAATGTGAGAAACCTACCTTTTAACGCAGGCTTTGCAGCAAATTATGGAATGGGGAAAGAAAGTGCCTTAAAGGCTATTACCATAGTTCCTGCTGAAATTTTTGGAGTGGATGATCAGTTAGGGTCGATTGAACCTGGGAAATCCGCTACCCTCTTTATTTCAAATGGAGACCCATTTGAACCCCAAACCAAAATCAAACATGTTTTTATAGAAGGATATAAAATCCCTATGACCAATAGACAAATAAGATTGTATCAGGAGTTTTTGGAAAGACAACCTGGATTGGTTGAATAA
- a CDS encoding C40 family peptidase: protein MKNHNISFVYLIIGLLVLGSCSSSKEEQVSPIIEELKNEYAPDKRVAIFDLKFENGILKGETDQLKGLQELKAKLGNEGIKFTDKVRILPSQGLGNQTQALITLSVANLRSEPHHSAELSTQATLGTPLKVLKEKEGWYLVQTPDQYLAWVDEAGIALCDSLKMNNWKESEKVIYTTTTGFAFNDKEESEKISDLVAGNILQLAKISQDHFEIVFPDGRTGFIPKSEGMLFQNWIKGGELTDEKLISTAKTMMGTPYLWGGTSIKGVDCSGFTKTIYYLNGKIIPRDASQQVREGSLVDTLKNWENLEVGDLLFFGQPATETSKEKVVHVGMWIGNQSFIHSRGRVRISSFDPKSPLFDEKELNRYLKTKRYRNSPSKGIQNVQEIGI from the coding sequence ATGAAAAACCATAATATCAGTTTCGTTTATTTGATTATTGGACTCCTTGTATTGGGCTCCTGTTCCTCTTCAAAAGAGGAACAGGTTTCCCCAATAATAGAAGAGTTAAAAAATGAATATGCTCCGGACAAACGAGTGGCTATTTTTGACTTGAAATTCGAAAATGGAATCCTTAAAGGAGAAACGGACCAGCTGAAAGGCCTTCAAGAACTAAAAGCCAAATTGGGAAATGAGGGTATAAAGTTTACCGATAAGGTTCGTATTCTTCCTTCTCAGGGTCTTGGAAACCAAACCCAAGCTTTAATCACCCTATCAGTTGCCAATCTTCGGAGCGAGCCACACCATTCCGCTGAGTTGTCCACCCAAGCAACATTGGGTACTCCCCTAAAAGTTTTAAAAGAAAAAGAAGGGTGGTATTTGGTACAAACACCAGATCAATACCTTGCTTGGGTTGATGAAGCTGGAATTGCCCTTTGCGATTCTTTAAAAATGAATAATTGGAAAGAATCTGAAAAAGTAATTTATACCACTACAACTGGCTTTGCTTTTAATGATAAAGAAGAAAGCGAAAAAATCAGTGATCTAGTAGCCGGTAATATTTTGCAATTGGCAAAAATAAGCCAGGATCATTTCGAAATAGTATTTCCTGATGGAAGGACCGGGTTTATTCCTAAATCTGAAGGTATGTTATTTCAAAATTGGATTAAGGGAGGAGAGCTTACCGATGAAAAATTAATTTCAACGGCCAAAACTATGATGGGGACCCCATACCTTTGGGGAGGCACATCCATTAAGGGGGTGGACTGTAGTGGTTTTACAAAGACCATATATTATTTAAATGGAAAAATTATTCCAAGAGATGCATCTCAGCAAGTTCGGGAAGGTTCATTGGTGGATACGCTAAAGAACTGGGAGAATCTTGAAGTTGGAGATTTATTATTCTTTGGCCAACCGGCTACCGAAACCTCAAAAGAAAAGGTGGTTCATGTAGGAATGTGGATTGGTAATCAATCATTTATTCATTCCAGGGGACGAGTTAGGATAAGCAGCTTTGACCCCAAAAGCCCTCTATTTGATGAAAAGGAACTTAACCGTTATTTGAAAACCAAAAGGTATCGAAATTCACCAAGTAAGGGTATCCAAAATGTACAAGAAATAGGAATATAA